The following is a genomic window from Deltaproteobacteria bacterium.
CGCCAACGGTCCTGCCACCCTCGCGAATGGCAAACCGCAACTCCTTCTCCATTGCTATCGGCGTAATCAGGGCAACCTCCATCGATACATTGTCTCCGGGCATC
Proteins encoded in this region:
- the tuf gene encoding elongation factor Tu (EF-Tu; promotes GTP-dependent binding of aminoacyl-tRNA to the A-site of ribosomes during protein biosynthesis; when the tRNA anticodon matches the mRNA codon, GTP hydrolysis results; the inactive EF-Tu-GDP leaves the ribosome and release of GDP is promoted by elongation factor Ts; many prokaryotes have two copies of the gene encoding EF-Tu), whose translation is MPGDNVSMEVALITPIAMEKELRFAIREGGRTVGAGVISEIIE